The bacterium genome contains a region encoding:
- a CDS encoding PD-(D/E)XK nuclease family protein codes for MTSTYSMWSSFRNCRMACKLRYLDFLVSLEFDPNLRFGSAIHQFLECWHRHSDLTQVLDLIDRSYPNRAGDEDQQRDWHLATAIMKGYATRYPSEEFAVVELEKTFEGEIVNPATAAMSRSFLLAGKVDGIVRIGDEFFLLENKTASLLDSGYLERLWTDFQIILYCWYVEQTLGLRINGVIYNIIVKAKLQQSRGETEAEFEARRSELIAKSKTGKSSAQRRMPETDDEFQARLAVKYIEPGMFHREILYISRDRFAVLQSELWELTQNFLDARRRDVWYQNTSQCFQYGRPCSYFPLCRSDFSPLVRENHYRVEPPHTELSDTSTTTNNTPVF; via the coding sequence ATTTCGCAATTGCCGCATGGCGTGCAAGCTGCGGTACCTGGATTTTCTCGTTTCCCTGGAATTCGATCCCAATCTTCGCTTCGGTTCCGCGATTCACCAGTTCCTCGAATGCTGGCATCGGCACAGCGACCTCACCCAGGTGCTCGACCTGATCGACCGCTCGTATCCGAACCGCGCGGGCGACGAGGACCAGCAACGAGACTGGCATCTCGCCACGGCGATCATGAAGGGCTACGCGACTCGGTATCCGTCAGAGGAATTCGCGGTCGTCGAATTGGAAAAGACGTTCGAGGGCGAGATCGTCAACCCGGCAACCGCCGCCATGTCACGCAGTTTCCTGCTGGCGGGCAAGGTCGACGGGATCGTCCGAATTGGCGACGAGTTTTTCCTCTTGGAAAACAAGACCGCGTCGCTGCTCGACTCCGGTTACCTCGAACGACTGTGGACCGATTTTCAGATCATCCTTTACTGCTGGTACGTCGAGCAGACACTCGGCCTTCGCATCAACGGCGTCATTTACAACATCATCGTCAAGGCGAAGCTCCAGCAGTCGCGGGGCGAGACCGAGGCCGAGTTCGAAGCCCGCCGCTCGGAACTGATCGCCAAGTCCAAGACCGGCAAATCCTCGGCGCAACGCCGCATGCCGGAAACGGACGACGAGTTCCAGGCTCGTCTCGCTGTGAAGTACATCGAGCCGGGCATGTTCCACCGGGAGATTCTCTACATCTCCCGCGACCGTTTCGCGGTGCTGCAGTCCGAACTCTGGGAACTGACGCAGAACTTCCTCGATGCCCGCCGCCGCGACGTTTGGTATCAGAACACCTCGCAGTGCTTTCAGTACGGCCGCCCGTGCAGCTACTTCCCGCTTTGCCGCAGCGATTTCTCGCCGCTCGTCCGCGAGAACCACTACCGCGTCGAACCGCCCCACACCGAGCTTTCCGACACATCAACAACAACCAACAACACACCCGTTTTTTGA
- a CDS encoding ATP-binding protein codes for MILPKEKSKPKTELTEFTIFGYGMPKIGKTTFAAGFPDAVFLATESGHNSLSIFKVDLPDWEAFLEACRELAEGKHNFRNVIIDTVDNLWLLCRNHICTKNKIEHEADLAYGKGYALILGEFARVLMKLSMLPYGLVLISHATVQEIQTRTGTLHKIVPSLPEKPRKLILGMADMILFFDQDIVRADDGKQTIRRVIRTQPSPNFEAGDRTGRLPEVIDLDYRKFTEAFGRPAPTTANTNKKSQ; via the coding sequence ATGATTCTGCCCAAGGAAAAATCCAAGCCCAAAACCGAACTCACCGAGTTCACGATCTTCGGCTACGGCATGCCCAAGATCGGTAAGACGACATTCGCCGCCGGATTCCCCGACGCTGTGTTCCTGGCGACCGAGTCCGGACACAACTCGCTGTCGATCTTCAAGGTCGACCTGCCCGACTGGGAAGCGTTTCTCGAAGCCTGCCGCGAACTGGCCGAGGGCAAACACAATTTCCGCAACGTCATCATCGACACCGTCGACAACTTGTGGCTCCTGTGCCGCAACCACATTTGCACGAAAAACAAGATCGAGCACGAAGCGGACTTGGCCTACGGCAAGGGCTACGCGCTGATCCTGGGCGAGTTCGCCCGCGTGCTCATGAAGCTCTCGATGCTGCCTTACGGCCTCGTGCTGATCTCGCACGCGACCGTGCAGGAAATCCAGACGCGCACCGGCACGCTCCACAAGATCGTCCCGTCGCTTCCCGAAAAGCCCCGCAAGCTCATCCTCGGCATGGCCGACATGATCCTGTTCTTCGACCAGGACATTGTTCGCGCAGACGACGGCAAGCAGACCATCCGCCGCGTCATTCGCACGCAGCCGAGTCCGAATTTCGAAGCGGGCGACCGCACGGGACGTCTGCCCGAGGTGATCGACCTCGATTACCGGAAGTTCACCGAGGCCTTCGGCCGCCCGGCTCCGACCACCGCCAACACCAACAAGAAATCTCAGTAA
- a CDS encoding DUF669 domain-containing protein translates to MTTQAPVDSTDLAVYDADYAAADVQPNQFDDVPDGKYQVKVEKVELARTQNGAPMLKWHLRVLGPQHRGRMMFRNNVMASSENIKFLKADLLACGLELGKLSDLPERLGELLDVALEVTRKTRGEYANVYLSKRIVLDNPDADYKSAAKGPLSAF, encoded by the coding sequence ATGACGACGCAAGCCCCCGTTGATTCCACTGATCTCGCCGTCTACGACGCCGACTACGCTGCGGCCGATGTGCAGCCCAATCAGTTCGACGATGTGCCGGACGGCAAATACCAGGTGAAGGTCGAGAAGGTCGAACTGGCCCGCACACAGAACGGCGCGCCGATGCTCAAGTGGCACCTTCGCGTGCTCGGCCCGCAGCATCGCGGCCGCATGATGTTCCGCAACAACGTGATGGCCTCGAGCGAGAACATCAAGTTCCTGAAGGCCGACCTGCTCGCTTGCGGCCTGGAACTCGGCAAGCTCTCCGATCTGCCCGAGCGTCTCGGCGAATTGCTCGACGTGGCTCTCGAAGTCACGCGAAAGACGCGCGGCGAGTACGCCAACGTCTATTTGAGCAAGCGCATCGTCCTGGACAATCCGGACGCGGATTACAAGAGCGCGGCCAAGGGCCCGCTGTCGGCGTTCTGA